In Candidatus Yanofskybacteria bacterium, the DNA window GCAAAGATCAGTTGGCGGTTCAGCGTCTCAAGGATGCGGCGGAAAAAGCAAAGCACGAGTTATCAAGCACGATGCAGACAGAAATTAATATTCCTTTTTTGACCGCCGATGCTTCCGGGCCTAAGCATTTCAGCATGTCGTTTACGCGAGCCAAACTTGATGATTTAGTCAAAGACTATATTGATAAATCGATAGAATTAACCAGTAAAACCGTAGAAGAAGCGGGGCTTAAAATGTCTGACATAAACGAGGTAATTCTTGTTGGTGGTCAGACCAGAATGCCAGCTATTATTGAGGCGGTTAAAAAATTATTCGGCAAAGAACCGCACAAAGACATAAATCCTGATGAAGTTGTGGCAATAGGCGCGGCAATTCAGGGCGGTATAATGCAGGGTGATATTCGCGATGTATTACTGCTTGACGTAACTCCTCTTTCACTTGGCATAGAGACTCTCGGTGGCGTAATGACCAAAATGATAGAGAAAAACACCACCGTGCCGACTGCCAAGACCCAAACATTTTCAACGGCGGCAGATAATCAGCCATCAGTTGAAATACACGTATTGCAAGGCGAGCGGGCAATGTCAGCGGACAATAAAACGCTTGGCAAGTTTATTCTGGATGGTATTCCGCCTGCTCCGCGCGGTGTGCCGCAGGTTGAAGTGACTTTTGACATTGATGTTAACGGTATTTTGAATGTAAAAGCCAAGGACAAGGCAACAAACAAAGAGCAGTCTATTAGGATTGAGGGATCGTCTGGATTGACAGATGAAGAAAAGAAAAAAATGACAGCCGAAGCGGAAAAATTTGCCGCCGAAGATGCCAAGAAAAAAGAGCTGGTTGATTCTTGCAATATGGCGGAGACATTGGTTTATTCGACGGAAAAAGCAATGAAAGATGCGGGGGATAAGATAAGTGCCGAGGAACGCAAAAATATTGAAGACAAAATGGCAGCTCTAAACGAAGCTAAGAAAAGTGAAGACGTTGGCATAATTAAAAAAGCCACAGAAGAATTGTCCGTGGCAGCGCAGAAAATAGGGGAAATATTGTATAAGC includes these proteins:
- the dnaK gene encoding molecular chaperone DnaK, producing MSKVLGIDLGTTNSAMAIVEIGQPRVLENKEGMRTTPSVVAVGKNGERYVGVTAKRQAVTNPANTIFSVKRLIGRRFSDTEVQHDKKLLPYEIKEGSNGDVEVKMQEKWYKPAEISAMVLQKLKTDTEDKLGEKITDAIITVPAYFDDSQRKATKDAGEIAGLNVKRVINEPTAAALAYGFNKKKDEKIVVYDFGGGTFDVSVLEVSEDTIEVRSTGGDTHLGGDDIDQKIIQYLIDEFKKENGVDISKDQLAVQRLKDAAEKAKHELSSTMQTEINIPFLTADASGPKHFSMSFTRAKLDDLVKDYIDKSIELTSKTVEEAGLKMSDINEVILVGGQTRMPAIIEAVKKLFGKEPHKDINPDEVVAIGAAIQGGIMQGDIRDVLLLDVTPLSLGIETLGGVMTKMIEKNTTVPTAKTQTFSTAADNQPSVEIHVLQGERAMSADNKTLGKFILDGIPPAPRGVPQVEVTFDIDVNGILNVKAKDKATNKEQSIRIEGSSGLTDEEKKKMTAEAEKFAAEDAKKKELVDSCNMAETLVYSTEKAMKDAGDKISAEERKNIEDKMAALNEAKKSEDVGIIKKATEELSVAAQKIGEILYKQSTPKSGDATSGQAGEQKPEEKPESEELKEEDQKTGGK